A genome region from Hymenobacter tibetensis includes the following:
- a CDS encoding YraN family protein, which produces MANQAHQLGQDGEQAAASFLAALGYEILYRGYRHGRAEVDLVARWGPHLLVLIEVKARSSNHFGYPETFVTERKKQLFRLAAEQLQENLMWPHDIRFDILAVTPSKEGLRVEHFEDAFY; this is translated from the coding sequence ATGGCCAATCAAGCGCACCAACTAGGACAAGACGGTGAACAAGCAGCTGCCTCTTTTCTTGCCGCGTTGGGCTACGAGATACTGTATCGTGGCTACCGCCACGGCCGGGCCGAGGTCGACTTGGTGGCACGGTGGGGGCCACACTTGCTCGTGCTGATCGAGGTGAAAGCTCGCTCGTCCAACCACTTCGGTTATCCTGAAACCTTTGTGACCGAACGCAAAAAACAGTTGTTCCGCTTGGCTGCCGAGCAGTTGCAAGAAAATCTAATGTGGCCCCACGACATCCGCTTCGATATTTTGGCCGTCACGCCCAGTAAGGAAGGCCTGCGGGTAGAACACTTCGAAGATGCCTTTTACTGA
- a CDS encoding MraY family glycosyltransferase codes for MNPLGIQLSLSFLWAFLVALFAVPSIIYIAHLKNMLDTPNVRTVHESLTPRLGGVAIFAGFMSALTIFADLGNGIQQLLAGCIVLFFVGLKDDLVTISVTKKFVGQLLATGIVMIMADVRLTSFQGILGVHELPVGISYAFTFVVIVGITNAINLIDGLDGLAGSIVIIIVSTFGYYFMRYGGPGYSNYVFVSVCLIGGIIGFLRYNFHRASIFMGDTGSLVCGFIVSVLTIQFVEMGLKVGQPFASSAPSVAAGILFVPLFDTLRVFILRMMAGRSPFSPDKNHFHHRILAMGFQQIGTVLLLGSLNLVVILFVINFHTLGNTLLIAALVAFSLLLSIFLGVYRSRAAEKQRVAS; via the coding sequence ATGAATCCTCTCGGAATACAGTTGAGCTTATCGTTTCTGTGGGCTTTTTTAGTGGCCCTGTTCGCGGTGCCTTCTATTATCTACATTGCTCACCTGAAAAATATGCTCGACACGCCCAATGTGCGTACCGTGCATGAATCCTTGACGCCCCGTTTGGGCGGTGTGGCCATATTCGCAGGGTTTATGTCGGCCCTCACTATTTTCGCCGACCTCGGCAACGGCATTCAGCAACTATTGGCCGGGTGTATTGTGCTCTTCTTCGTAGGGTTGAAAGACGATTTGGTCACGATATCCGTGACCAAGAAGTTTGTTGGGCAACTGCTGGCCACGGGTATAGTCATGATTATGGCCGATGTCCGCCTTACCAGCTTTCAGGGTATTCTGGGCGTGCATGAGTTGCCAGTTGGCATTAGCTACGCTTTCACTTTCGTCGTCATTGTAGGCATCACGAATGCTATCAACCTCATTGATGGACTTGATGGGCTAGCTGGCAGCATCGTCATTATCATCGTTAGCACGTTTGGATATTATTTCATGCGCTACGGCGGGCCTGGCTACAGCAATTACGTGTTCGTGTCAGTTTGCTTGATTGGTGGGATTATCGGTTTCCTGCGCTACAACTTTCATAGAGCCAGCATTTTCATGGGTGATACTGGCTCATTGGTCTGTGGCTTTATTGTCTCGGTGCTTACCATTCAGTTTGTTGAGATGGGCCTCAAGGTGGGGCAGCCTTTCGCTTCTTCAGCGCCATCGGTGGCCGCTGGCATTTTGTTCGTTCCTCTGTTCGACACGCTACGCGTATTTATTTTGCGCATGATGGCGGGCCGTTCGCCATTCTCTCCCGACAAAAACCATTTCCATCACCGTATTCTAGCCATGGGCTTTCAGCAAATTGGTACGGTGCTCTTGTTGGGGTCGCTCAACCTGGTGGTCATTTTGTTTGTTATCAACTTTCATACGCTCGGCAACACCTTGCTTATTGCTGCTCTTGTCGCCTTCTCGTTGCTGTTGAGCATATTTCTGGGGGTGTACCGTAGTCGTGCCGCTGAAAAGCAGCGGGTGGCTTCCTAG
- the htpG gene encoding molecular chaperone HtpG: MQEKGSISIHTENIFPIIKKFLYSDHEIFLRELVSNAVDATQKLKSLGQLGEFKGELGELKVRVTVDKEARKITISDRGLGMTAEEIKKYINQIAFSGATEFVEKYKEKDAAAKDQIIGQFGLGFYSAFMVAKEVEIWSKSYKDDTLTAHWICDGSTEFTLDEPTGEHAKAERGTDVVLHVAEDSDEFLEEARLKGILTKYCKFLPVEIEFEGEVINQTAPIWTKQPADLTDEDYTKFYQELYPFSEPPLFWIHLNVDYPFNLTGILYFPKVKDELQFQRNKIQLYSRQVFITDEVKDVVPEFLMLLHGVIDSPDIPLNVSRSFLQADGNVRKINSYITKKVADKLAELYRKDRTGFEEKWPDIGLFVKYGMLSDDKFYEKAKDFALVQNVAGKFFTLPEYQEFVQANQKDKNDQTVVLYTTDAEAQHGFIQAAQDRGYDVLKLDAVLDPHFIGQLEQKLEKTSFKRVDADTVGKLIEKDEQTESVLSEDDKTKLQELFKTAVSNEQMQVQVSALSPQDAPVIITVPEFMRRMKDMQRTGGGGMQMFGSLPDSYTVSVNANHPVAQRVLHAEAEAGQKLARQAFDLALLAQNMLKGEALTAFVKRSADLLAAE; encoded by the coding sequence ATGCAAGAGAAAGGCAGTATCTCGATTCATACCGAGAATATTTTCCCCATCATCAAGAAGTTTCTGTACTCCGACCACGAAATCTTCCTGCGAGAGCTGGTCAGCAATGCTGTAGATGCCACGCAGAAGCTGAAAAGCCTGGGGCAGTTAGGCGAATTCAAAGGGGAATTAGGCGAGCTGAAAGTCCGGGTGACCGTGGACAAGGAAGCCCGCAAAATCACGATTTCGGACCGGGGTCTGGGCATGACGGCCGAGGAAATCAAGAAATACATCAACCAAATTGCTTTCTCAGGTGCTACGGAATTCGTAGAAAAGTACAAAGAGAAGGATGCTGCTGCCAAAGACCAGATTATCGGTCAGTTCGGTCTAGGCTTCTATTCGGCCTTCATGGTAGCCAAGGAGGTGGAAATCTGGTCGAAGTCGTATAAAGACGACACCCTGACTGCCCACTGGATTTGCGACGGTAGTACCGAATTCACTCTCGACGAGCCCACTGGAGAACACGCCAAAGCTGAGCGGGGCACCGATGTGGTGCTGCACGTAGCCGAAGACTCCGACGAGTTCCTGGAAGAAGCTCGGTTGAAAGGCATTCTTACCAAGTACTGCAAGTTTCTGCCCGTTGAGATAGAGTTTGAGGGCGAGGTTATCAACCAGACGGCTCCCATCTGGACCAAGCAGCCCGCCGACCTTACTGACGAAGACTATACCAAGTTCTACCAGGAGCTGTATCCGTTTTCGGAGCCGCCGCTGTTCTGGATTCATCTCAACGTTGACTACCCGTTCAACCTGACGGGTATTCTGTACTTCCCGAAGGTGAAGGACGAGCTGCAATTTCAGCGCAATAAGATTCAGCTCTACTCGCGCCAAGTGTTCATCACGGACGAGGTTAAAGATGTGGTGCCCGAGTTCCTGATGTTGCTGCACGGTGTTATCGACTCGCCAGATATTCCGCTGAACGTGTCGCGGAGCTTCCTGCAAGCCGACGGCAACGTTCGCAAAATCAACAGCTACATCACCAAGAAAGTGGCCGATAAGTTGGCCGAACTGTACCGCAAAGACCGCACGGGCTTCGAGGAGAAGTGGCCAGATATCGGCCTGTTCGTGAAGTACGGTATGTTGTCTGATGACAAGTTCTATGAAAAGGCCAAGGACTTTGCGTTGGTGCAGAACGTAGCCGGCAAATTCTTTACTCTGCCCGAGTACCAGGAGTTCGTACAAGCCAACCAGAAAGACAAAAACGACCAAACCGTGGTGCTGTACACGACGGATGCCGAAGCGCAGCACGGCTTCATTCAGGCCGCGCAAGACCGAGGCTACGATGTGCTGAAGCTGGATGCCGTGCTGGATCCGCACTTTATCGGACAGCTAGAGCAGAAGCTTGAAAAAACCTCCTTCAAGCGCGTAGATGCTGATACGGTAGGCAAGCTGATTGAGAAGGACGAGCAAACTGAAAGCGTGCTCAGCGAAGACGACAAAACCAAACTGCAAGAGCTATTCAAAACGGCTGTCAGCAACGAGCAGATGCAGGTGCAGGTGTCGGCTCTTTCGCCGCAGGATGCGCCGGTTATCATCACCGTACCAGAGTTTATGCGCCGCATGAAGGATATGCAGCGCACAGGTGGCGGCGGTATGCAAATGTTTGGTAGCCTCCCCGACAGCTACACCGTGAGTGTAAACGCCAACCATCCAGTGGCACAGCGGGTGCTGCACGCCGAAGCCGAAGCCGGCCAGAAGCTCGCACGCCAAGCCTTCGACCTTGCCCTGTTAGCGCAAAACATGCTGAAAGGCGAAGCGCTTACTGCCTTTGTGAAGCGTAGCGCCGATTTGCTGGCCGCTGAGTAG
- a CDS encoding DUF4271 domain-containing protein, with translation MSQKHHSRTVLRPYLLVLLFGVWPLLSAWGAEYRQLPPAPRSGLSSDWLIYDAPRNRLVLYLPDYHAPSRAYYQWLTLRPNQPLLISFTARAGQSLFLDNRLVFTAPTTASYSEDLSKLLPAGSVPGPHLLCVWHPQVAPNLSSFSNVQFTALTTTNPTKPTTQTLAQPLVRSHPGENVFLCFLLLIGLLYGSIRAAYQPGFARIYQFEGLWSRSTAEQDFLIKPTVTWLNILLVLVFSLSFALLLVAIHTNVQNIIILRRLFDVPESALVVRVLLYTVLIAGFVLGKYLFLELMGYIFDVGEVVLVQYREFIRTILFLGLFLPLVMLLYLGLNQTLPSTVLWVSNGVVSLLLVGTVIRVARTLHRKTSLLNLHLFSYLCATEVIPLVILLKLIVFTY, from the coding sequence ATGAGTCAGAAACACCACAGCCGCACAGTTCTTCGGCCGTATTTGCTGGTGCTGCTCTTTGGTGTGTGGCCGTTGCTTTCCGCATGGGGGGCCGAGTATCGGCAGCTTCCTCCGGCGCCCCGTAGCGGCCTCTCATCCGACTGGCTTATCTACGACGCGCCGCGTAATCGTTTGGTTCTGTACCTGCCCGATTACCATGCGCCTTCGCGGGCTTATTATCAGTGGCTGACACTACGTCCCAACCAGCCACTGCTCATTAGCTTCACTGCCCGCGCCGGCCAAAGCCTGTTTCTCGACAACCGACTCGTTTTTACGGCGCCTACCACTGCGTCTTACAGTGAAGACTTATCTAAGTTGCTTCCAGCAGGCAGCGTGCCAGGACCTCATCTTTTATGCGTGTGGCACCCTCAAGTAGCACCTAATTTAAGCTCTTTCTCCAACGTTCAGTTCACAGCCTTAACCACCACGAACCCCACCAAGCCAACCACGCAAACCCTAGCCCAGCCGTTGGTCCGTAGCCATCCGGGCGAGAATGTGTTCCTGTGTTTTCTTTTACTGATTGGGCTATTGTATGGAAGTATTCGGGCAGCTTATCAGCCTGGCTTCGCTCGTATCTACCAGTTCGAAGGGCTGTGGAGCCGTTCCACAGCCGAGCAAGACTTTTTGATCAAACCCACCGTTACGTGGTTGAATATTCTGCTGGTTCTAGTCTTTTCATTGTCTTTTGCGCTTCTGCTGGTGGCCATTCATACGAATGTGCAGAACATCATCATACTACGTCGCTTGTTCGACGTGCCCGAATCTGCATTAGTAGTTAGAGTGCTGCTCTATACTGTTCTTATTGCAGGGTTTGTATTGGGTAAGTATCTATTCTTGGAATTGATGGGCTACATCTTCGATGTTGGAGAAGTAGTGCTTGTACAGTACCGAGAATTTATCCGCACCATCCTCTTCTTGGGCCTGTTTCTACCCTTGGTTATGCTTCTCTACTTAGGGCTCAACCAAACGCTCCCTTCTACGGTGCTTTGGGTGTCCAACGGGGTGGTTTCCTTGTTGTTGGTAGGAACAGTTATACGGGTAGCACGGACCCTGCACCGTAAGACTTCCCTCTTGAATCTGCATTTGTTTTCTTACCTTTGCGCCACTGAAGTAATTCCATTAGTCATTCTGCTTAAACTAATCGTTTTCACGTACTGA
- a CDS encoding YncE family protein gives MKFKFIYPFAAVLAASIFSSCDKNDNESDAPIEAKEESSFTRLLVTDKTSNTVTLLNPAKNEQSTFQSTYGGSTVYATPAGRWATVVNSTNNLVEFFDTGIELHDDHVHIKGTPKWGLTKSAGAKPSHVLASHNKVSIFNDGDASISYVEEDKLHTVPAPSAIATGAAHHGAMILFDNGSYAVTHKNNTVAGSLPEQVKLVNTQGAVVSAPGVATQGIHGDAGDGQQAVFGSSSGLLVVKQTGEQRLIPYPASAGSNWLSTIYYAQKARTFLGSRAGYGVFRIDLTTNTITQIGTSTKLARVALDQEGEHLLVLDEDGTLTVFDAATGAQKASRSLTGLLDTKAATPYLAASRRFVYITNAPQGKVHMLNKNTLADQQTFTVPGEPLRIAFAGADASDEDGH, from the coding sequence ATGAAATTCAAATTTATCTACCCCTTCGCCGCCGTTCTGGCCGCCAGCATTTTCTCTTCTTGCGACAAAAACGACAACGAGTCGGATGCCCCAATTGAGGCCAAAGAGGAAAGCTCGTTTACCCGTTTGCTTGTCACCGACAAAACCAGCAACACAGTCACGCTGCTGAACCCAGCCAAAAACGAACAAAGCACTTTCCAGTCGACGTACGGGGGCAGCACGGTGTATGCCACGCCCGCAGGGCGCTGGGCCACGGTGGTGAACTCCACCAACAACTTGGTGGAGTTCTTTGATACGGGTATCGAACTGCACGACGACCATGTTCACATCAAGGGCACGCCGAAATGGGGCCTCACCAAGTCGGCAGGCGCCAAGCCTAGCCACGTGCTGGCTTCACACAACAAGGTGAGTATTTTCAATGATGGAGATGCTTCCATTAGCTACGTAGAAGAAGACAAGCTCCACACGGTTCCGGCGCCAAGCGCTATTGCAACAGGAGCGGCGCATCACGGCGCCATGATTTTGTTTGACAACGGCAGCTACGCTGTGACCCACAAAAACAACACCGTAGCCGGCTCGCTGCCGGAGCAGGTGAAACTCGTGAACACGCAGGGCGCGGTGGTATCGGCTCCAGGCGTGGCAACGCAAGGCATCCACGGCGACGCCGGCGACGGGCAGCAAGCCGTGTTTGGGTCGTCGAGCGGGCTGTTGGTGGTGAAGCAAACCGGGGAGCAGCGCCTGATTCCGTATCCGGCCAGCGCGGGCTCCAACTGGCTGTCTACCATTTATTACGCCCAAAAAGCGCGCACGTTCTTGGGCTCACGGGCCGGATACGGCGTGTTCCGCATTGACCTGACCACCAACACTATTACGCAGATCGGCACATCCACTAAGCTGGCCCGCGTGGCTCTAGACCAGGAAGGTGAGCACCTGCTCGTGCTGGACGAAGACGGCACACTGACCGTGTTTGACGCCGCAACGGGTGCCCAAAAAGCCAGCCGCTCCCTCACCGGCCTGCTCGATACCAAAGCAGCCACTCCGTATCTGGCGGCCAGCCGCCGCTTTGTGTACATCACCAACGCACCCCAAGGCAAGGTGCACATGCTCAACAAAAACACCTTGGCCGACCAGCAAACCTTCACCGTGCCCGGCGAGCCGTTGCGGATAGCGTTTGCGGGCGCCGATGCAAGTGATGAAGACGGCCACTAG
- a CDS encoding toxin-antitoxin system YwqK family antitoxin — protein sequence MRLSRLFTLLLLVTSLGACSKKTVSFNSRTDVPALALNDTLATSGDTTKAPSLDPKKVAALTKAQEKAAKDKERAELRKTKKKKNIFLGERIKKGFAKSGPKGKNQVLEIFYYLKTYKEPNAYSTTVYYFNPRKRKIFRAATELNPATDKVLHGPYKKFQGGKLIETGFFAVGTKHLRWEKTTKDNVLTSKIHYEMGFPRDANVTYYDTDHKLVKEVVPYVNGKLEGEYARYQENGQRDWSGEFENGKKVGEWIKYWGFRNRRHYVYQYGESGYDPEVAEPTLVKEYNRNGVLVYEKDKLDKRDAITDRPGRKK from the coding sequence ATGCGCCTATCCCGTCTCTTTACTTTACTGTTGCTAGTAACTAGCCTAGGAGCGTGCTCCAAGAAAACAGTATCGTTTAATAGCCGCACCGACGTACCCGCGTTGGCTCTCAACGATACCTTGGCCACGTCTGGGGACACTACCAAGGCTCCTTCTCTAGACCCCAAGAAGGTTGCGGCATTAACGAAAGCGCAGGAAAAAGCGGCCAAAGACAAAGAGAGGGCCGAACTGCGCAAAACCAAAAAGAAGAAAAACATCTTCCTGGGTGAGCGAATCAAGAAGGGGTTTGCTAAATCGGGTCCCAAAGGCAAAAACCAGGTGCTTGAGATATTCTACTACCTCAAGACCTACAAGGAGCCAAATGCCTACTCCACCACAGTCTACTATTTCAATCCCCGCAAACGCAAGATTTTCCGGGCCGCTACCGAACTGAACCCGGCTACCGATAAAGTGCTGCACGGTCCGTACAAGAAATTCCAGGGGGGTAAGCTAATTGAAACCGGCTTTTTCGCCGTCGGCACAAAGCACCTGCGGTGGGAAAAAACCACCAAGGACAATGTACTAACCAGTAAGATTCATTACGAAATGGGCTTCCCGCGTGATGCCAACGTCACGTACTATGACACCGATCATAAACTGGTGAAAGAAGTGGTGCCCTACGTGAACGGCAAGCTGGAAGGCGAGTATGCTCGCTACCAGGAAAACGGGCAGCGTGACTGGTCCGGTGAGTTCGAGAACGGCAAGAAAGTAGGAGAGTGGATCAAATACTGGGGCTTCCGTAACCGCCGCCACTACGTGTATCAATATGGCGAGTCGGGGTATGATCCGGAAGTGGCAGAGCCGACGCTGGTAAAAGAATACAACCGCAACGGAGTGCTGGTCTATGAGAAAGACAAGCTCGACAAGCGCGATGCCATAACCGACCGGCCCGGCCGAAAAAAGTAG
- a CDS encoding TonB-dependent receptor, whose amino-acid sequence MSFRFPGTPGAGWQGLWLLLLLSVATLGHAQTPSECALSLSGRVADHESRADLPGATVVVLETQQATQTDAAGNFHFHLCAGLYHVQVSFLGYQAETVELRLERALVRNFQLHPNAVALRGATVRGERVATPAQPTATLSGQALQQTRGQALGEALQKISGVTAIQTGPSIFKPMIHGLHSNRITILNNGVRQEGQQWGQEHGPEIDPFIASRLTVVKGAASVRYGSDAIGGVVLVEPKPLPDSVGIGGELNLVGMSNNGLGAASGTVEGKLRRLPAFNWRIQGTAKRAGTMRAPGYYLKNSGFQEYDFSAAAGWRKDNYGLEAFYSQYNTRIGILPAAHVGSPTDLELAIARTRPLETSGFSYDISRAYQQVRHDVAKLTGFLQTGDVGRLTATVAQQTDFRDEYDKFRPRNDNLASLNKPELSYTNRTSTGELQWEHHRWHNLTCSVGVAGTYQFNRYAAGSRQFIPFYTNTTVGAFWIEKWQHNKWLLEAGLRLDRRDLQVKRGDRDSTGSFFVDRTRFQYTTPAASLGATFDPSTHLTLNLAAGLTRRAPAANERYSDGVHNAQYELGYDLVPGNGPLAPETALNIGLTATWHDNPRLNGEITVYQTRITDFIYQVPILPPVITIRGALISWEYQQTDATFRGIDVAGTYQLGPQWLLGAKGSLVRARDTRQDEWQIFMPADRAEASLRYDFADQATAHLRQRYVQLGGYAVARQTRVPDNYIERDYKLPPAGYALLGLEAGTTLYWGRLPLEISVAGSNLLNQRYRDYLNRYRYFADEMGRNVTLRLSLKL is encoded by the coding sequence ATGTCTTTCCGATTTCCGGGCACCCCGGGGGCGGGCTGGCAAGGCTTGTGGCTGCTGCTCTTACTGAGCGTAGCTACCCTTGGCCATGCGCAAACGCCCTCGGAATGTGCTCTGTCGCTGAGCGGACGCGTCGCCGACCATGAGTCGCGGGCGGACCTGCCGGGAGCGACGGTGGTGGTGCTGGAAACGCAGCAAGCCACCCAAACCGACGCGGCTGGCAACTTCCATTTTCACCTTTGTGCGGGGCTCTACCACGTGCAGGTTTCCTTTCTGGGCTACCAAGCCGAGACGGTGGAACTGCGCCTGGAACGGGCATTGGTGCGCAACTTTCAGCTGCATCCTAATGCGGTGGCCCTGCGCGGCGCTACTGTGCGCGGTGAGCGGGTAGCTACTCCTGCGCAGCCTACCGCTACGCTCAGCGGGCAGGCGTTGCAGCAAACCCGGGGGCAGGCGCTAGGCGAGGCATTGCAGAAGATATCTGGGGTAACGGCCATACAAACTGGCCCCAGCATTTTCAAGCCGATGATTCATGGGCTGCACTCCAACCGCATCACCATCCTCAACAACGGGGTGCGGCAAGAAGGCCAGCAGTGGGGCCAGGAACACGGTCCGGAAATAGACCCGTTTATTGCGTCGCGCCTCACGGTAGTGAAAGGTGCGGCCAGTGTCCGCTACGGCTCTGATGCCATTGGGGGCGTGGTGCTGGTCGAGCCGAAACCCCTGCCCGATTCGGTAGGCATAGGGGGCGAGCTGAATCTGGTGGGCATGAGCAACAACGGACTCGGCGCTGCTTCGGGCACCGTGGAAGGCAAACTGCGCCGCCTACCGGCCTTCAACTGGCGGATACAAGGCACGGCCAAACGGGCTGGCACGATGCGGGCCCCTGGCTACTATCTCAAGAACTCCGGCTTTCAGGAGTATGACTTCTCGGCCGCCGCGGGCTGGCGCAAAGACAACTACGGCCTGGAAGCTTTCTACAGCCAGTATAACACCCGAATCGGGATTTTGCCGGCCGCACACGTAGGGAGCCCCACCGATTTGGAACTGGCTATTGCGCGCACTCGGCCGCTGGAAACGTCTGGCTTCAGCTACGACATCAGCCGAGCGTATCAGCAGGTGCGGCACGATGTGGCCAAGCTCACAGGCTTTCTGCAAACTGGTGACGTTGGCCGTTTGACTGCCACGGTGGCGCAGCAAACTGATTTCCGGGACGAATACGACAAGTTCCGGCCGCGCAACGACAACCTCGCTTCGCTCAACAAGCCGGAGCTGAGCTACACCAACCGCACCAGCACGGGCGAGCTACAATGGGAACATCACCGCTGGCACAACCTAACGTGCAGTGTGGGCGTGGCGGGCACCTACCAGTTCAACCGGTACGCGGCGGGCAGTCGGCAATTCATTCCGTTCTACACCAACACCACCGTTGGCGCTTTTTGGATAGAAAAATGGCAGCACAACAAGTGGCTGTTAGAAGCTGGCTTACGCCTTGACCGCCGCGACTTGCAAGTGAAGCGTGGCGACCGGGACAGCACCGGCAGTTTTTTCGTGGACCGTACCCGTTTTCAGTACACCACACCAGCAGCCTCGTTGGGGGCTACCTTCGACCCCTCTACGCACCTGACGCTCAACCTGGCAGCAGGCCTCACGCGCCGGGCACCGGCGGCCAACGAGCGGTATAGCGACGGTGTGCACAACGCGCAATATGAACTGGGCTATGACTTGGTGCCTGGCAATGGGCCTTTGGCACCCGAAACCGCCCTCAATATTGGGCTGACAGCCACCTGGCACGACAACCCACGCTTGAACGGCGAAATAACGGTGTACCAGACGCGCATCACCGACTTCATCTACCAGGTGCCTATTCTGCCGCCCGTTATCACCATTCGGGGTGCGCTTATCAGCTGGGAATACCAGCAGACGGATGCCACGTTCCGCGGTATCGACGTGGCGGGCACCTACCAGTTGGGGCCGCAGTGGCTGTTGGGCGCGAAAGGCTCCTTGGTACGGGCCCGCGACACGCGCCAAGACGAATGGCAGATTTTTATGCCAGCTGACCGGGCCGAAGCTTCGCTGCGCTATGACTTTGCCGACCAAGCCACTGCCCACCTTCGGCAGCGCTACGTGCAGCTAGGTGGCTACGCCGTGGCCCGCCAGACCCGCGTGCCCGACAACTACATCGAACGAGACTACAAGCTCCCACCGGCCGGCTACGCGCTGCTCGGGCTGGAAGCTGGAACCACTTTGTATTGGGGCCGACTGCCGCTGGAAATCAGCGTGGCTGGCTCCAACCTACTCAACCAACGATATCGAGACTACCTCAACCGCTACCGCTACTTCGCCGACGAAATGGGGCGCAACGTGACGCTGCGGTTGAGCTTAAAACTTTAG
- a CDS encoding uroporphyrinogen-III synthase — MAESKDKPGTGRHAKRISSILVTQPKPTTDVSPYFAIAEKYGIKVDFREFIEVQPVSYKDFRKEKVNILEHTAVIFTSRNAVDHFFRICQEAKQEMPAEMKYFCISEQTANYLQKYIVLRKRKLFVGQRTAADLFDVIKKHKSEKFLYPCSDIRKDDIPEFMRANNFKFTEAVIYRTVASDLSDLTDVKYDCIAFFSPSGISSLFVNFPDFEQNGTRIAAFGPTTAKAVLDAGLELDIEAPQPNAPSMTGAIEAYIRDHHGPDIGKEKNKNGKQNV, encoded by the coding sequence ATGGCCGAGAGCAAAGACAAACCGGGGACGGGCCGTCATGCCAAGCGAATCTCCAGCATCCTTGTCACCCAGCCTAAGCCGACCACCGATGTCTCCCCCTATTTTGCCATTGCTGAGAAATATGGCATCAAAGTAGATTTTCGTGAGTTTATCGAGGTACAGCCAGTCTCTTACAAGGATTTCCGCAAAGAAAAGGTCAATATCCTTGAGCATACGGCAGTCATTTTCACTAGCCGCAATGCAGTAGACCATTTTTTCCGGATTTGCCAAGAGGCGAAGCAGGAGATGCCAGCTGAGATGAAGTACTTCTGTATTTCAGAGCAGACCGCTAACTATCTGCAGAAATACATTGTGTTGCGTAAGCGCAAACTCTTCGTAGGCCAGCGTACGGCAGCCGATTTGTTTGATGTTATCAAGAAGCACAAAAGCGAGAAGTTTCTTTATCCGTGCTCTGATATTCGGAAGGATGACATTCCCGAGTTCATGAGAGCCAACAACTTCAAGTTCACAGAAGCTGTCATCTACAGAACTGTCGCCAGCGACTTGTCAGACCTTACGGACGTTAAGTACGACTGTATTGCTTTCTTTAGTCCTTCAGGTATCAGCTCTCTGTTTGTCAATTTTCCAGACTTCGAGCAAAATGGTACTCGCATAGCAGCCTTTGGTCCCACAACAGCCAAGGCAGTGCTAGATGCCGGTTTAGAGCTAGATATTGAGGCGCCCCAACCCAATGCGCCTTCCATGACTGGCGCAATCGAGGCCTATATTCGCGACCATCACGGACCCGATATAGGGAAGGAGAAAAACAAGAACGGCAAACAAAACGTTTGA
- the lipB gene encoding lipoyl(octanoyl) transferase LipB gives MPYADAWAYQEQLLSDTLAHKTRNRQALESGGTPTDTPNYLLLVEHPHVYTLGKSGKPEHLLLSEEQLNAHGATFHHINRGGDITYHGPGQLVGYPIFDLDNFFTDIHRYLRLLEEAVILTLAEYGLRAGRIAGLTGVWLGFEEGDLNPRKICALGVKCSRWVTMHGFALNVNTDLTYFGHIVPCGITDKAVTSLQQELGEAVPLVDVQNRLVLQLGRLFKAELTE, from the coding sequence ATGCCGTATGCTGATGCGTGGGCGTACCAAGAACAGTTGCTAAGCGATACGCTGGCTCACAAAACCCGTAACCGACAGGCCCTCGAATCGGGTGGGACACCAACTGACACGCCTAATTATTTGCTGCTGGTGGAACACCCGCACGTATATACACTAGGTAAGAGCGGCAAACCAGAACACCTGCTGCTAAGTGAAGAGCAGCTGAATGCGCACGGTGCCACTTTTCATCATATCAACCGTGGCGGCGATATCACTTACCACGGCCCAGGCCAACTGGTAGGATATCCGATTTTCGACCTCGACAATTTCTTCACCGACATTCACCGCTACTTGCGCCTCTTGGAGGAAGCCGTTATTCTGACTCTAGCGGAATATGGCCTGCGGGCCGGTCGTATTGCCGGGCTGACTGGAGTCTGGCTCGGCTTCGAGGAAGGAGACCTGAATCCGCGCAAAATATGTGCATTAGGCGTGAAATGCAGCCGATGGGTGACCATGCATGGCTTCGCGCTCAACGTAAATACCGACCTCACATACTTCGGCCACATTGTACCTTGCGGCATCACCGACAAAGCAGTCACCTCCCTTCAGCAGGAACTAGGTGAAGCAGTGCCATTGGTTGATGTGCAGAACCGTTTAGTGCTCCAGTTGGGGCGCCTGTTTAAAGCAGAGCTTACAGAGTAA